The genomic region TCAAGGTAAACGATTTGGTTTCCGTTGCTCCCCAGGCGATCGCATCAGGTAAAGAGGAAACTCCCTCTAGAGAACTGTGGTAGTGAGGATATTGGTAATGGAGCGAGACAGTACGGGTTGTCACCTCATCACCGCGATCGCTTAAACCCAGAATTTTCGTCATGACTCCCTTGTAAGACACTCGATAATCGGCCTGAACCGATGATTCTGTCGTTTTCAAGCTAGTCAGCACGGGGTCAAACCAACCTTGGAGGTTTTTGTGTAAAAACCCGTGAAACACATCCATCGTGTTTTCGTTGCAGATGGTGAAATGCGCCTGGAAATGAGCCGGAATTGGAACCATCAGACAATCTGGGTCGTCAAATTCCGGTATTTCTGGTAAGGGAATGCTAGTTGCCAAACTCGCATCGCCAGGAAAAATCCAGATCAGATTGTATTTTTCGCAAACAGGATAACTGCGAACTTGAGCGCATGGTAGTTTGTGTGTCTCAGGGAGGTATGGGATTTTGACGCATTGACCTGCACCGTTAAATTCCCAACCATGATAGGGACATAATAAATGTTTCCCCTGAATTTGCCCTTTATGTAGAGCTACACCCTTATGCGCGCACGCATCATCTAAAGCATGAAGCTGTCCGTCCGTGTCGCGGAAAACAGCAATTGCTTGTTTCCAGATCGTTACGGGCATAATATGACCAGGTTGCAGTTTATTTGCCCACCCAACCGGATACCAGTAATCTGGATTAATCCCGATCTCGCGGATAGCATTCTGAACTGTCTGACTTGTTAAGGTCGTAGCCAGTTCCATGAATCGTTCCTCTCTTGCCTGATTCTGACAATATTTAGCTTTCTAGTGTCCCTTAATTCGGCAAAATTGTCAGCATAATTCCTGACAGCACGCCAACTGTCCACTCATACTAATAGGGAGCAGGGAGCAGGGAGCAGTTGTCAGTTATCATTAATCACTCCCGACTCCCGACTCCCGACTTTCTCAACATGCGCAAATTATCACTATCGTCAACAGTAGCTTTTGCCGCGATCGCCCAAAATCCTCAATTGATAATACTGATGGCGGCTGGCTCCCTAACTACGATGACTGGGGCAGTTTTCAACCCTGCCTTGGGGGAGATTAAGCACCAACTTCAGCTCGCTCCAGAGATTGGCGGTTATTTAGCAGCCGCTCATGTTTGGGCGCTGGGTCTTTTTAGTCTTCCCCTCGGAATTCTCTCCGATCGCGTAGGAAGAGTAAA from Chroococcidiopsis sp. SAG 2025 harbors:
- a CDS encoding aromatic ring-hydroxylating dioxygenase subunit alpha, whose amino-acid sequence is MELATTLTSQTVQNAIREIGINPDYWYPVGWANKLQPGHIMPVTIWKQAIAVFRDTDGQLHALDDACAHKGVALHKGQIQGKHLLCPYHGWEFNGAGQCVKIPYLPETHKLPCAQVRSYPVCEKYNLIWIFPGDASLATSIPLPEIPEFDDPDCLMVPIPAHFQAHFTICNENTMDVFHGFLHKNLQGWFDPVLTSLKTTESSVQADYRVSYKGVMTKILGLSDRGDEVTTRTVSLHYQYPHYHSSLEGVSSLPDAIAWGATETKSFTLMFLRLNLPKWLVQPFKPLISAYVWRFLFSQFLDQDIEMMESEQRTYSNNPQRRYVEINPAIIALQKVMMRQYEQYCRKTLSSQLSGNQQEESLS